The Alkalihalophilus pseudofirmus nucleotide sequence GCGATCTTCTATGCTGCCTGATTCTAACTCTAACTCCCTCAAACGGGTCTTCGCATCTTGAAAAGCATTCCTCGCCTGTTCTCCATTTGTTTTAAGAGTCTCTAATTGCGTTTCAAGCGACTGCATTTCTCTTTTTGATTCTTTCACTTCTGTTTCAAGCGCAGCAGCTGAACTTTTTAGTTTATTTAGTTTCGCCACTAATTCATCGAGCTCGCGTTTACGGCCAAGGAGCGGTGTTTGCTTTTGTTTAATGCTTCCGCCAGTCATAGAACCACCTGGATTAACCACATCCCCCTCAAGGGTGACGACGCGGTATCTATGGTTAAGCATTCTTGCTATTTTATTGGCCCCTTCTAAGTCACGAGCAATAATAACTTGACCAAGAAGCTGCGAAAACAGTTGGTGGTACTGTTCTTCGTATGTTAATAGCTTAGAGGCGATCCCGACAAAAGCTGGTTCCTGTGTTAGGGAATGAAGCAGGTGATCGGGAAGCTGTCTCTCTTTCATAACCGGCAAAGGCAGGAACGTGGCTCGGCCAAGACGATGTTGTTTAAGAAAAGTAATGGCTCCCCTAGCACTTTTCTCACTCTCAACAACGATGTGCTGTGAAGCAGCTCCTAATGCTATTTCAAGAGCTGTCTCATATTCTTTTGGTACGGTAGTTAATTCTGCAACCGCCCCAACAATCCCTTCAAGCTTCCCTTCTCTGGCCTTCAGGATTTCTTTTACCCCGTGAAAGAACCCAGAAAAGTCAGCTTGCATTTCTTCAAGCACCTCTGCCCTTGACTGCATTTTTTGAATGAGCTGATAGGCTTCATAAAGTTTAGATTCACGCTTTTGGTAACGTGTTCTTACTTGATCTAATTGGGTTTGACTTTTGCGATACTGGTCTATATTTTGTTCTAGTTCACGTTCTTTCACTTCAACTTCTACTTTTGCTTCATTCAACCTGCTAGAAAGCTGCTCGCGGCCTTTAAGCAGGTCTTGATTTTCATCTTCTAACCTTGATTGTTTAAATGCTTGCTGCCTTTTTTGTTCGACCAAGTAATGGCGCTCATTTCGAATCGATGCTTGTTCATTAAGGACTTCAATATAATCTGATTTCAAACGATCTAACTCTTTATTAACATCTTTTTCAGTTAGCTTTAATCGTTTTTCTTGTTCTGTAATTTCTTCATTTAAAGATTTAACAATGGATTGGGCGGATATCACCTTATCTTCTTGCTCAGTAAGCTCGGCCAAAAGCGCTGCTTGTTGTTCACAAATCCGCTCTATTGACTTCTCTAACTGTTCTTTATTTTGAGAAGCATTTTTCTTTCGTTCTTTTAATACTTCTCGCTTCCCTTCATTTTTCTCAAGTTCTTCACTCACTGCGAGCAAGTTTGCCTGCGTTACGCTGAGCTCTTGATCTAAATGTTTAGAGCGCTCTCTAAGATTCTCAAGTTCTTCTTCCATCTCAATAAGCTTTTGATGTCTTTTATCATGCTCTTGATGCAAGCTTTGGAGTTTTTCCTTTTCACTGTTCCAATCTTGATGCAGCTCTTCGATTTCGTGCACCATTAAAGCGATCTCTACTTCTTTTAATTCTTCTTTTTTCTCCAAGTAATCTTTAGCGATCGAAGCCTGAATCTCCAACGGTTCTACTTGTGCCTTCAATTCATGAAGAATATCTTCAACACGCAGTAAGTTATCTTGTGTTTCAGTTAATCGCTTTTCTGCTTTAACTTTTCTCGTCTTATACTTAAGGACACCTGCAGCTTCCTCAAATATCACTCGGCGATCTTCTGCCTTGCTGCTTAAAATCTCCTCTACTTTCCCTTGTCCAATAATGGAGTAAGCTTCTCTGCCAAGCCCCGAGTCTAAAAACAAATCGATAATATCTTTTAATCGACATGGCTGCTTATTAATTAAGTATTCACTATCACCAGAACGATAGACCCGTCTTGTGACACTCACTTCACTATAATCAATCGATAAGTGCTGATCCTCATTATCTAAAATCAAGCTGACCTCTGCGTAGTTTAACCGCTTGCGCGTATCACTTCCGGCAAAAATAATATCTTCCATTTTCGAACCGCGCAGTGACTTAGCAGATTGTTCACCAAGCACCCATCTAACCGCATCTGATATGTTACTTTTCCCACTCCCATTTGGACCGACTACTGCTGTGACCCCTGGGACAAATTCAATATTCATTTGTTCTGCAAATGATTTAAATCCTACGACCTCTAGTCGTTTGAGGAACATAATCCTTCCCCCTAACCTTGTTTAACAACTTTCCTATTTTACCATAATACCTGTATGAATACATCCGTCTCTTCACGCAGGATCCTGCTCCTTAGATCATACTCAATAGATCATACTCAATTTAAATTAAACTCAGTTTCTTTAAACGTTGTAGGACAAATAGACCCTCGTATGATACGATAGAATTTGACTAATTTATAGATGAGGTGTAAATATGGATCTCTCCACTACAAGCCGTGAAAATATTGAGTATATGATTGAAGAAATTAAGACGAAGTTACAAATTGTAAATGCCGGTGCACTAAATGCAAAGAGTTTTGACACAGATCAGTATGAAGACCTTCGTGATATTTATGAAATGATTATGAGCAAACAATCCTTTTCTGTAAGTGAACTGGATGCAATTGTTTCAGAGCTAGGCAAAATGAGAAAACGCTAATAAAAAACGTGCCTTCCATAACTCATGGATCAGGCACGTTTTTTAATGTCTACTTATCTTTTTTCTCGCTCAGCTTGATAAGAGCTTGCTGGGCTGCGTGTTGTTCGGCTTCTTTTTTAGAACGGCCAGAACCAACACCTAACTTACTTTCATTTAATTGTACTTCTGATACAAACTCACGATTATGTGCTGGTCCGATTTCTTGGACAATCACATATTGAATCTGACCGAGGTTATCTCTTTGAATAAACTCTTGCAGCTGACTTTTAAAATCCATCATATGAGAAAAAGCACCATCGTTAATTTTAGGATACATCGTTTGACTTAAAAATTTATAAACTGCTTCTAAATCTTGATCTAGATACAGGGCGCCGATAAAGGATTCAAACACATCGGCGAGCAGGGCTGGTCTATTGCGGCCGCCCGTCATCTCTTCCCCTTTACCTAATAAAACAAGCTCTCCAAACTCAAGCTCTTCGGCAAAACGGGCTAATGATGGCTCACATACAATAGAAGCACGAAGCTTCGTCATTTCCCCTTCACTCATCGAGTTGAATTTCTTATAAAGAAATTGTGAAACAGCTAGTTCAAGTACAGCGTCCCCTAAAAATTCAAGTCTTTCGTTATCCTGAAACGAGTAGATACGGTGCTCATTCACATAGGATGAATGAGTAAATGCTTGGATGAGTAGCTTACGATTTTCAAAAGTCAGATCAATTTTCAAAAGCAAATCATCAAATTGCTTTTTTTGTTCTTCGGTCAAAGTGAGTCGGCGATTATGACGCCGGCGATCGTAATAATTCGATCTCGGTTTACGGTGGTTCTTAGAAGATTGCGGCATGTTGACCTCCAACACTATGAAAATGTACTTGTTTGGGATTATCTGTTTTTGTAAAGCAAGTCCCACATGATTTGCATATGGGACTCCTCACCAACTACTGACGGCTGTTTATGTAATCAACGACATCAGCAACAGTCGAAATTTTCTCAGCTTCTTCATCAGAAATCTCAAGATCAAACTCATCTTCAAGCTCCATAACAAGCTCAACTACGTCTAATGAATCTGCGCCTAAATCATCCTTGAATGAAGCTTCCGGTTTTACGTCTGCTTCCTCAACACCTAAACGATCAACAACGATCGTCGTTACACGTGATAATGTATCTGCCATGTACGTTCACCCCCTCTCAAGTCGTGTGAAAGCTAGAAGAATTTTAACGGTAAAGAAGCAACATGTCAATACCGTATTGAACTTTCCTTTTACTGCATAACCATACCGCCATCAACATTCAGCGTTTGGCCAGTTATGTACGCTGCATCATCACTAGCTAAAAAGCGCACGACAGAGGCAATATGTTCAGGCTTGCCTAGAGCTCCTAAAGGAATCTGCCCAAGCATCACTGCTTTCATATCTTCTGTTAATTCATCAGTCATATCTGTTGTAATAAAGCCAGGTGCGACAGCATTCACTAAAATATTTCTGTTAGCAAGTTCTCTTGCCATTGTCTTAGTTAAACCGATGACACCAGCTTTTGCTGCTACGTAATTTGCTTGCCCGGCATTACCTAAAATACCCACTACCGAAGCTACATTAATTATTCTCCCGTAGCGCTGCTTCATCATTTGACGGGTCACAGCCTTAGAGCAGTTAAATACTCCTTTAAGGTTTGTATCAATCACTGCATCCCAATCATCTTCTTTCATTCTCATGAGAAGATTGTCACGAGTAATACCTGCGTTATTAACAAGAATATCTACTCGGCCAAATGCCTCGATTGATTCTTTTATCATAGCTTGGACGCTTTCGCTGTTAGCCACACCTGCTTGAACAGCCAGTGCATCCACACCTAATTCTTTACATGAAGCAACTACTTCTTCAGCTTTAGCGACACTTCCTGCATAATTCACCACAATATTTGCGCCGTTTTTAGCAAGTTCTAGTGCAATAGCACGCCCGATTCCTCGTGATGCACCTGTTACGACTGCGACTTTCCCTTGTAGCATTATTCCTTCACTCCTTCAAGTTTAGCGACCACTTTATTAAGGCTTTCTCGATCATTTACAGCAAAAGCTTGCGCGCGGCGGTTTACTTTTTTCACGAGACCCGTTAATACATTTCCTGAACCGACTTCAATAAATGTATCGACTCCAAGATCTTGTAGTTCTCTAATCGTTTCTTCCCAACGCACAGGAGAATATACTTGCTCTACTAATTTTTGTTCGATCTCATTCGCATCTGTTTGCGCTTTAGCTGTCACATTTGCAATGACAGGAACTTTTGCATCTTTAATCGTGATTTCCTTTAATACATCTTCTAGTTTATCTGCAGCAGGCTTCATTAAAGATGAATGGAATGGCCCGCTTACCGGAAGTGGAATTACCCGTTTAGCCCCTTTTTCTTTAGCAAGTTCACCACATAGAGCAACGCCTTCGCTAGAACCAGAAATAACAATTTGCCCAGGACAGTTTAGATTCGCAAGTTCTGCCACATGCCCTTTTGCTTGAATCTCCTTACATACTTCGGCTAAGAGATCTGCTTCCATACCAAGAACAGCAGACATGGCGCCTTCCCCGTAAGGAACCGCTTCTTCCATAAATAAACCGCGATTATGTACTGCATACACAGCATCTTCAAAAGATAGAGACCCGGCAGCAACCAGCGCACTGTACTCTCCTAAACTGTGTCCGGCTACATAATCAGGTGTTATATTTTCTTCTTTTAATAGTTCTAGAACCGCAATACTCATTGTTACAAGTGCAGGCTGAGTATTCTCAGTGCGGCGGAGCTTCTCTTCTGGCCCCTCTGCCATAATTTTTGTTAAAGAATATCCGAGCCTGGAATCAGCACGATCTAGAATTTCCTTACATTTTGGCTCATTCGTTCTGAGTTCTACTCCCATCCCAACAGCTTGTGAGCCTTGTCCTGGAAATAAAAAAGCGATTTTCCCCATTAGTTTCCTCCCCATTCTCTACTTGCTTTGTGTAGAATTTATTGTAGCAACTTCTGTTTGAATGATGGTTGTAACCTGCTCTTCTACCATTTGTCTTGCTTGTCTGATCGCATGGTATACAGCCACTTCATCAGAGGAACCATGTGCTTTAATGACAGGTGCCTTAAGCCCAAACAGTCCCGCACCGCCATACTCTGAATAACTTAGTTGACTTTTAATATCTTTAAAGCTTGACTTAAGCATTCCAGCTGCAAGTTTATTTTTCACAGATTTCGTTAGTTCCTTTTTCAACAAAGAAAATAAAGTTCCTGCTGTTCCTTCAATTGTTTTTAAGACTAAATTCCCTGCAAAGCCATCACAAACTACTACATCAGCGACCCCGTTCATAAGATCTCTGGCTTCGACGTTTCCGATAAAATGAAAATTGGCTGCTTCTAGGAGCGGGAACGCTTCTTTTGTTAATTCGTTTCCTTTTCCGCTCTCAGTACCGACATTTAATAGTCCTACACGAGGCTTTTTAACTTTTTGTACTTTTTCCATATATGTATTTCCAATGATTGCATATTGAAGCAGCTGCTCTGGTTTTGCATCCATATTAGCCCCTACATCAAGCAGCAAAAATCCATTGCCGTCAAGTGTTGGCAGCATTGGTGAGAGGGCAGGTCGATCAATTCCTTTAATCCGGCCAACATGCAATAGCCCTGCTGTCATTAAAGCGCCCGTATTTCCTGCCGATATGCTGGCATCAGCACGCCCTTCTCGTACTTCACGCACACTAAGAACCATCGAAGCTTCCTTTTTTCTGCGGACAGCTGTTGTCGGCTGATCTGTATCTTCAATTTTCTCTGTTGTATGCAGAATCGTAATATTTGTATCATCTTTTAAATGTGGACGAATGTCTGATTCATTGCCCACGAGCGTTATTTCCAGCCCGGAAAAATCTTTCACTGCTTGCTCGGCAGCTGCTACTTGGGCACGCGGTGCATGATCTCCGCCCATTGCATCAATTGCAATTCTCATTTTCATTCTCCTTTTTTTCAACCTATATCATTGTTGCGATACATCACAAACTCACCCTGAAAAACCATTTCTTGGTCTACAAAGCTCTCTACTTTAACAGTGGTACGCCCTTGTTCTGTCAGTAATACACTCGCTTTGGCTATAACCCTTTCGCCGGCTTTAACCTGCCGTGTAAAGTGAATGACAGCCCGCTGTGTCAATGCAAGCGGATCATCTATGATCGCCACTGCCAGCGAGTTCGCTTGGGCAAATAGATGATGCCCTCTTGCAATACCTGAACGACTAAAGACATGTTCGTTTTGTACATCTAAAATGGATATCGCTCGTTCATCAAGCTGTAAATCGACAATTTCCCCGATCACCTCATCAGGATGAAGCGCACGAACATCATCAAGCTGCTGTTTAGCAACATCTTTAATTCTCTCACGAAGTTCAGGGATTGCAAGTTCCATTCTATCAAGCCTAATCGTTTGAATACTTACGGAAAAACGCTTGGCAAGCTCTTCATCTGTCATAAATGGATTGCTTGCCAGCGTTTCTTGTAAAATCGATTGGCGTTCTTTTTTACGTCTTTTCATATCTTGCCCTACCACCCTTTACCTAGGTGCAGACACCTCACGATATTACTTTTCAAGCAAAGTCATAAAAAGTGCGTGAAAAGCTTGTGACGATCGCAGCCCTGTTGGTTCAATCAAACAACTCATATTTATATGACTAGGTACTAAGAGTAGTATATAATTGCACACTTATAATTTCAATAGTTAATCAAGCTTTTCTCCAGCAAATACACCAGAGTCCTCTAAGTACTTTCTAAAGTAGCTGTAGACAGGGTTTTCAAAGAAATCAGCTTTGTTTACTAATTCAGCTGCATCTTGCCTGGCCACTTCAAGCGCCCGGTAATCATGAACCACATCAGCTACTTTAAAATTAGGAAGTCCGCTTTGTTTGGAACCGAAGAAATCTCCAGGTCCTCGCAGTTCCAAATCTCTCTCAGACAACACAAACCCATCATTTGTTTCAGTCATAATCCGCATCCGCTCTTTACCAACTTCTGACTTCGGGTCAGCAAGCAATATACAATAAGACTGGGCATCACCTCGTCCTACCCTGCCTCTTAATTGATGAAGCTGAGCAAGTCCGAAGCGCTCGGCGTCATAAATAACCATAACAGTAGCATTAGGCACATTCACACCGACTTCAACCACAGTAGTCGATACTAAAATTTGTGTCGAATTCTCACTAAACGCTTCCATCACTTCATCTTTTTCCTTTGGATGAAGACGCCCATGCATTAAGCCGACTTTAAACTTCCCGCTGTAATGCTGCTGGAGGATCGCATGAACATCAATCGCATTTTGCACATCGAGTGATTCCGACTCTTCAATAAGCGGACAAATGACATAGGCTTGTCTCCCTGCGTGCAATTCTTTTTCAATAAAACCAAGCACACGGTCTAACATGTCATGTTTTGTCCAATACGTTTCAATTACCTTCCGCCCGGCAGGCATCTCATCAATAATTGATACATCCATATCCCCAAAAACGGAAATAGCAAGCGTTCTAGGAATTGGTGTTGCCGTCATAAATAATACGTCAGGATGCTCCCCTTTATCTCGAAGCACTCTTCTTTGTTCTACACCGAAACGATGCTGCTCATCTGTAATGACAAGACCTAAGTCGTGAAAGATGACATCTTCTTGAATGAGCGCATGAGTGCCAACAGCAATATGCATCTCCCCTGATTCAAGGCGCTCGAGCCTCTCTCTTCTTTTCTTCCCTTTGACTGAACCTGATAAGAGCTCAACTTCAATCCCAAATGGTTCAAGGAGAGGTTTAAGCGAGGAGACATGCTGCTCTGCTAATATTTCTGTGGGCACCATTAGTGCTGCTTGTTTTCCGGCTTGAACGACGGCATACATACACACGGCCGCAACGACGGTTTTTCCGGATCCGACATCCCCTTGTAAAAGGCGGTTCATCCGGTAATCAGATTCAATATCATGAAGAATATCTTTCACTACTCTTTTTTGAGCACCCGTAAGCGGGAAGGGGAGTCCGCTCACAAAATCTCTCACCTTGTTTCGATCAAGCATAAGCGGCACACCGACTGATTGTTCACGGTTTATTTTTCGATATGCTTGCATTTTTAACTGAAAGAAAAGAAATTCCTCATAGACCATTCTTCGCCGTGCGTGTTTTGTTGCTTCATCTTTTGATGGATAATGCAGACGGTAGATCGCTTCTCTTTTAGTTGGAAGCTTGTATTTTTCTAAAAACGATTCCGGAAGCACCTCAGGTATATCCTCACCGTATTGCTGCATCGCTTGATAAATATATTTTTTAAGTGATTTTGACGTCAATTTGCCTGATACTGAATAGACAGGCACGATCGTCTGTTCTTTTTCTACTCTGCCTGGATGGCACTCGCTGCCGGCGATGGTCATTCTATGCTGATCCCATTTTCCTGTAACGGTAACCTCCTGGCCGATTTGAAAGTACTTTTTTAGAAACGCCCGATTAAAAAAAGTAACCGTTATTAAAATTTGATTGACTAACAGCCTTACGGACAAGCGGTTTTTTTTCTTTCCGTAGTAGCGGATCGATGGTTCACTTTGCACTACACCGACTACCGTTACTCTCTCATCATGCTTTGTATCTTGTAAATCTTTTAACTGGTAATCCTCATACCGAAAAGGGAAGTGCTCGATTAAGTCTTGGACTGTATGAACATTCATCCCAGCCATTTGTTTTGCGGTTTCCTCACCGACTCCTTTTACTTCGGTAACCGGTAAACTCATGATGTGATTCATTTCTTATCAAGCGATACACCAAAAATTTTGGCTTCTAGCTCCCGTCCAGTTGGTGTCGCTGCTAATCCTCCTTGAGCTGTTTCACGGAGAGCTTCAGGCATCGTTTGTCCAATTTTATACATCGCATCAATCACTTCATCGCATGGAATTCTGCTTGTAATGCCTGCTAATGCCATGTCCGCTGCCACCACAGCATTTGATGCTCCCATTGCATTACGTTTCACACACGGTACTTCTACAAGCCCTGCCACAGGATCACATACAAGACCAAGCATATTTTTCAAAGCAATTGCCATTGCTTCTGCGGATTGACTCGGCGTGCCTCCAGCAAGCTCTACTAAGGCTGCTGCTGCCATTCCGGTTGCAGAGCCCACCTCAGCCTGGCATCCTCCAGCCGCACCAGAGATAGAAGCATTATTCGCTACTACAAATCCGAAAGCACCTGATGCAAATAAATAACCAATCATCGCATCTTCTGTCGGATTTAATTTTGCTTCTAGTCCGAATAATACTCCCGGTACAACGCCTGCAGCACCTGCTGTCGGCGTGGCGCAGATCGTTCCCATTGCAGCATTTACTTCATTCGTTGCAACTGCTTTACTAACCGCATCTAATAAGACATCACTAGATAGAAAATTGCCTTTTTTAATATATTCTTGTAACTTGACCGCATCTCCGCCAGTTAGGCCGGATACTGAACGAACATTTTCAGAAATTCCTCTTTCAACTGCGGCTCTCATCACCTTCAAATTTTCTCTCATTTGATTTATGACGACCTCTCGTGATTTGCCGCTTACTTCTACTTCCTGTCTGATCATCACTTCAGAAATAGGTATATCTTGTGATTCAGCTAATTCTACAAGCTCCGCCACATTACGAAACATATTCATTCCTCCTACTAGCATTCAGCCTAATCATGAATCTTTGTCACTTTCACGATATTTGGCAGGCTTTCTAGTTCTTTTAAAATAGTATTTGGTACATTTTGGTCAACTTCTATCACCATAAGAGCTTCTTTCCCTTTTTCTTTTCGCGATACTTCCATATGTCCAATATTAATTTCATGCTTAGCAAGCACATTCGATACGCCTGCTATCACACCATACCGGTCATTATGAACGACTAATATAGCAGGATGATTTCCAGAAAGCTTTAATTGAAATCCATTCAGCTCAATAATTTCTATTTTACCGCCCCCAATGGAGATACCAACGAGTTCAATTGTGACCTCTCCTTTAGTTAACACCACTTTAGCCGTATTGGGGTGATCCGTTAAGGCTTCTTCCTCATGAAAATGAATATCAATCTTTTCATCTTTCGCAATTGTAAGCGCATTCGTAATCCTAGAATCGAAGGTGTCAAAGTCTAATATTCCTCCAACGATCGCTACGTCTGTCCCATGTCCTCTATACGTTTTAGCAAATGATCCATAAAAATAAATATCTGCACGATCTGGTTTTTCTGCAAACAATGTTCTTGCTACTCTCCCTATTCTCGCTGCTCCTGCAGTGTGAGAACTTGAAGGCCCAATCATAATAGGTCCAATAATATCAAACACTGTACGATACTTCATAGCTTTCCTCCTGTGATTATCATCCATATACTACTACAATTCTCTAGAAACGACGAAATGAAACCTATCTACAAAGCAAAAATATCCCTACCTAGCTATGGTGCAGGCAGGAATATTCTTATGATTCATCATGCTTTTGTGATGGAAAAGGCAACAGTGCCCGGGCCGACGTGTGCACCGATTACGGCTCCAATATCTGTCATCACTTCTGATTCCACATTAAATTCAGCTCGCATTCGATCCAGCATTTCACGAGCGAGCTCTTCGTTTACAGCATGTGAGACGCCAACATGAACACGAGCTTGTCCATATTGATCACGCAGCACTTCTAAAATACGACTTAACGCCTTCTTCTGACCACGTACTTTTTCTACAGGGTACACTTCCCCGTCTTCTGTCAGGCTGAGAATGGGCTTAATTTTTAACAATGAACCAAGCATAGCTGACGCTTTTCCGATTCGGCCATTCTTTTGCAGAAATTCAAGCGTATCTACTAAGAAATACACCTTCGTGTCGTTCATTAACTCATCAATACGGCTAAGACATTCTTCAACTGACTTTCCTTCTTTAGCCATCTTCGCGACTTCAACAACGATTATTCCAATCGCATAGGATGCTCGCTTCGAGTCAATCACATGAAGCTTATCAGAAAGATCCAGTGATTGCTTTGCAATCATGGCAGCTTGGTATGTCCCGCTCATTTTAGATGATAAATGAATCGAGATGATCGTTGTATCCTCTTCAGTAAGCAGCTCACGATACAATTCTTCAAATTGATAAGGAGTCGGCTGAGATGTTGAAGGGATCCGATCCTCTGCTACAACCTTCTCATAAAACTCAGTCGATGTTAAAGTGACTCCATCTTGATATGTCTCTTCTTCAGAGAAGATCACGTTTAATGGAATGACCGTAATGTTTAATTGTTCAGCAAGCTCCTTTGGAATATCCGCTGTGCTATCTGTTACCACTACTACTTTTGACATACAATCCAACCCCCGTACGGATTATTCAACCGAGAAAATATATGAGTATAGTGGCTGATTACCTAAATGGATATCTACCTCTACATCTGGATACTCACTCTCAATGTAGGCAGCTAACTCATCTGTTAACTCACTGCTTGCATCTTCCCCTTGCAGGATTGTAATAATCTCACTATTTTCATCCATTAACTTTTGCAGCAGC carries:
- the smc gene encoding chromosome segregation protein SMC; this encodes MFLKRLEVVGFKSFAEQMNIEFVPGVTAVVGPNGSGKSNISDAVRWVLGEQSAKSLRGSKMEDIIFAGSDTRKRLNYAEVSLILDNEDQHLSIDYSEVSVTRRVYRSGDSEYLINKQPCRLKDIIDLFLDSGLGREAYSIIGQGKVEEILSSKAEDRRVIFEEAAGVLKYKTRKVKAEKRLTETQDNLLRVEDILHELKAQVEPLEIQASIAKDYLEKKEELKEVEIALMVHEIEELHQDWNSEKEKLQSLHQEHDKRHQKLIEMEEELENLRERSKHLDQELSVTQANLLAVSEELEKNEGKREVLKERKKNASQNKEQLEKSIERICEQQAALLAELTEQEDKVISAQSIVKSLNEEITEQEKRLKLTEKDVNKELDRLKSDYIEVLNEQASIRNERHYLVEQKRQQAFKQSRLEDENQDLLKGREQLSSRLNEAKVEVEVKERELEQNIDQYRKSQTQLDQVRTRYQKRESKLYEAYQLIQKMQSRAEVLEEMQADFSGFFHGVKEILKAREGKLEGIVGAVAELTTVPKEYETALEIALGAASQHIVVESEKSARGAITFLKQHRLGRATFLPLPVMKERQLPDHLLHSLTQEPAFVGIASKLLTYEEQYHQLFSQLLGQVIIARDLEGANKIARMLNHRYRVVTLEGDVVNPGGSMTGGSIKQKQTPLLGRKRELDELVAKLNKLKSSAAALETEVKESKREMQSLETQLETLKTNGEQARNAFQDAKTRLRELELESGSIEDRFKRYDREQSSFSTEAEKMDERLRELDKHEEEMKASAAQLEHQVSDLEARQKEQQQSKETILQELNQAKIDYAAAQERYLSAKAQKEGTEARYNEVSKDVSDLKDQLNLLQMEASDRTDGESSISNRIEANKKHKQEITIKLEQLKKERQEIDESYASLDSMIKMQQGEHRLIADECRQIEVRVNRLDVELDSRLNHLRNEYELSYEAARESYSLTVEPDQAKTKVKLIKLAIEELGSVNIGAIEEYERVRERHDFLTEQQSDLLRAKGTLHDVIQEMDVEMTKRFHETYIMIQKEFKGVFCELFGGGEADLVLTNPDDLLETGVEIMVRPPGKKLQHLGLLSGGERALTAIALLFAILKVRPVPFCVLDEVEAALDEANVSRFAHYLKDFSGSTQFIVITHRKGTMEEADVLYGVTMQESGVSRLVSVRLEETKQLMET
- a CDS encoding DUF1128 domain-containing protein, whose translation is MDLSTTSRENIEYMIEEIKTKLQIVNAGALNAKSFDTDQYEDLRDIYEMIMSKQSFSVSELDAIVSELGKMRKR
- the rnc gene encoding ribonuclease III; the protein is MPQSSKNHRKPRSNYYDRRRHNRRLTLTEEQKKQFDDLLLKIDLTFENRKLLIQAFTHSSYVNEHRIYSFQDNERLEFLGDAVLELAVSQFLYKKFNSMSEGEMTKLRASIVCEPSLARFAEELEFGELVLLGKGEEMTGGRNRPALLADVFESFIGALYLDQDLEAVYKFLSQTMYPKINDGAFSHMMDFKSQLQEFIQRDNLGQIQYVIVQEIGPAHNREFVSEVQLNESKLGVGSGRSKKEAEQHAAQQALIKLSEKKDK
- the acpP gene encoding acyl carrier protein; the encoded protein is MADTLSRVTTIVVDRLGVEEADVKPEASFKDDLGADSLDVVELVMELEDEFDLEISDEEAEKISTVADVVDYINSRQ
- the fabG gene encoding 3-oxoacyl-[acyl-carrier-protein] reductase, which encodes MLQGKVAVVTGASRGIGRAIALELAKNGANIVVNYAGSVAKAEEVVASCKELGVDALAVQAGVANSESVQAMIKESIEAFGRVDILVNNAGITRDNLLMRMKEDDWDAVIDTNLKGVFNCSKAVTRQMMKQRYGRIINVASVVGILGNAGQANYVAAKAGVIGLTKTMARELANRNILVNAVAPGFITTDMTDELTEDMKAVMLGQIPLGALGKPEHIASVVRFLASDDAAYITGQTLNVDGGMVMQ
- the fabD gene encoding ACP S-malonyltransferase: MGKIAFLFPGQGSQAVGMGVELRTNEPKCKEILDRADSRLGYSLTKIMAEGPEEKLRRTENTQPALVTMSIAVLELLKEENITPDYVAGHSLGEYSALVAAGSLSFEDAVYAVHNRGLFMEEAVPYGEGAMSAVLGMEADLLAEVCKEIQAKGHVAELANLNCPGQIVISGSSEGVALCGELAKEKGAKRVIPLPVSGPFHSSLMKPAADKLEDVLKEITIKDAKVPVIANVTAKAQTDANEIEQKLVEQVYSPVRWEETIRELQDLGVDTFIEVGSGNVLTGLVKKVNRRAQAFAVNDRESLNKVVAKLEGVKE
- the plsX gene encoding phosphate acyltransferase PlsX, which translates into the protein MRIAIDAMGGDHAPRAQVAAAEQAVKDFSGLEITLVGNESDIRPHLKDDTNITILHTTEKIEDTDQPTTAVRRKKEASMVLSVREVREGRADASISAGNTGALMTAGLLHVGRIKGIDRPALSPMLPTLDGNGFLLLDVGANMDAKPEQLLQYAIIGNTYMEKVQKVKKPRVGLLNVGTESGKGNELTKEAFPLLEAANFHFIGNVEARDLMNGVADVVVCDGFAGNLVLKTIEGTAGTLFSLLKKELTKSVKNKLAAGMLKSSFKDIKSQLSYSEYGGAGLFGLKAPVIKAHGSSDEVAVYHAIRQARQMVEEQVTTIIQTEVATINSTQSK
- the fapR gene encoding transcription factor FapR, producing MKRRKKERQSILQETLASNPFMTDEELAKRFSVSIQTIRLDRMELAIPELRERIKDVAKQQLDDVRALHPDEVIGEIVDLQLDERAISILDVQNEHVFSRSGIARGHHLFAQANSLAVAIIDDPLALTQRAVIHFTRQVKAGERVIAKASVLLTEQGRTTVKVESFVDQEMVFQGEFVMYRNNDIG